In one Methanobrevibacter arboriphilus genomic region, the following are encoded:
- a CDS encoding 30S ribosomal protein S7, producing the protein MSQVFEKWDLKEIKIEDLGLINYICLDETLVPHTLGRHVRRQFAKSKVSIVERLMNKIMRTERNSGKKNKAYNIVKESFEIINKRTKQNPIQVLVKAVENTSPREETTRIKYGGIGYQVAVDIAPQRRVDLSLGFLTRGTLQSAFKNKRSVAECLADELILASEHDTRSFAIGKKEEKERVARAAH; encoded by the coding sequence ATGAGTCAAGTTTTTGAAAAATGGGACCTAAAAGAAATTAAAATTGAAGATTTAGGTTTAATTAACTATATATGCTTAGATGAAACTTTAGTTCCTCACACATTAGGTAGACATGTTAGAAGACAGTTTGCAAAGTCTAAAGTTTCAATCGTTGAAAGATTAATGAATAAAATAATGAGAACTGAAAGAAATTCTGGGAAGAAGAATAAGGCTTATAATATTGTTAAGGAATCTTTTGAAATTATAAACAAAAGAACTAAACAAAATCCTATTCAAGTTCTTGTTAAAGCTGTAGAAAATACTTCTCCTCGTGAAGAAACTACAAGAATTAAATATGGTGGTATTGGTTATCAAGTAGCTGTTGATATAGCACCACAAAGAAGAGTAGATCTTTCTTTAGGTTTTTTGACTAGAGGAACTTTACAGTCTGCTTTTAAAAATAAAAGATCAGTAGCTGAATGTTTAGCTGACGAGTTGATTCTTGCTTCTGAACATGATACCAGAAGTTTTGCTATTGGTAAAAAAGAAGAGAAAGAAAGAGTAGCTAGAGCTGCACATTAA
- a CDS encoding NusA-like transcription termination signal-binding factor has product MSIKFNANEIRYIALFESMTGAMVKDCIIDEDNGKVTFVVKNGDMGLAIGKGGSTVTKVQKAVDKGVEIIEHSEDMTEFIKNIMAPAELKSIKVLQKENKEKVATVVADSTNKRIAIGKNGHNIERAKLLAKRQHNISSIILK; this is encoded by the coding sequence GTGTCTATTAAATTTAACGCAAATGAAATAAGATACATAGCTCTATTTGAGAGTATGACTGGAGCAATGGTTAAAGATTGTATTATTGATGAAGATAATGGCAAAGTTACTTTTGTTGTTAAAAATGGTGATATGGGTTTAGCTATTGGTAAAGGTGGAAGTACTGTTACTAAAGTTCAAAAGGCTGTTGATAAGGGTGTTGAAATAATTGAACATTCTGAAGACATGACTGAATTTATAAAGAATATAATGGCTCCTGCTGAACTTAAATCTATTAAAGTACTTCAAAAAGAAAATAAGGAAAAAGTAGCTACAGTAGTTGCTGATTCTACAAATAAGAGAATTGCCATTGGTAAAAATGGTCATAATATTGAAAGAGCTAAGTTGTTAGCTAAAAGACAGCACAATATTAGCAGCATCATTTTAAAATGA
- the tuf gene encoding translation elongation factor EF-1 subunit alpha, whose amino-acid sequence MAKEKEHINLAFIGHVDHGKSTLVGHVLLKSGAIAEQQLDEGENKFRFIMDKLGEERERGVTIDLAHAKFETPKYEYTIVDCPGHRDFVKNMITGASQADAAVLVVDAVDGVQPQTKEHVYLAMTLGIRQLIIAVNKMDLVNYAEDKFNKVKDEISTLIASIGYKPSEVPFIPISAFEGDNISEPSSNTPWYKGKALIPAFEDFKAPEKPTNLPLRVPIQDVYSITGVGTVPVGRVETGIMKKGEDVIFEPAGASGEVKSIEMHHEMFDQAEPGDNVGFNVRGVGKNDIRRGDVAGHTNDAPTVAKEFDAQIVVLQHPGVITVGYTPVFHCHTSQVACTFLELSKKLDPKTGQVAEENPDFLKTGDAAIVKVKPTKPMVIENIKDIPHMGRFAIRDMGQTVAAGMCIGIEPAK is encoded by the coding sequence ATGGCAAAAGAAAAAGAACATATAAATTTAGCATTTATTGGACACGTTGACCACGGAAAATCCACTCTCGTAGGACACGTTTTATTAAAATCCGGGGCAATCGCTGAACAACAATTAGATGAAGGTGAAAATAAATTCAGGTTTATTATGGATAAACTTGGAGAAGAAAGAGAGAGAGGGGTTACAATCGATTTAGCTCATGCAAAATTCGAAACTCCTAAATACGAATATACAATTGTGGACTGTCCAGGACACAGAGATTTCGTTAAAAACATGATTACTGGTGCTTCCCAAGCAGATGCTGCAGTATTAGTAGTAGATGCTGTGGATGGTGTCCAACCACAAACAAAAGAGCATGTTTATTTAGCTATGACATTAGGTATCAGACAATTGATTATAGCAGTTAATAAAATGGATCTTGTTAATTATGCTGAAGATAAATTCAACAAAGTTAAAGATGAAATTTCAACTTTAATTGCTTCTATTGGATACAAACCATCTGAAGTTCCTTTCATCCCTATTTCTGCATTTGAAGGAGATAATATTTCTGAACCTAGTTCTAACACTCCTTGGTACAAAGGCAAAGCTTTAATTCCTGCTTTTGAAGATTTCAAAGCACCTGAAAAACCAACTAACTTACCGTTAAGAGTACCTATTCAAGATGTTTACTCTATCACTGGGGTTGGAACTGTACCTGTTGGAAGAGTAGAAACTGGTATAATGAAAAAAGGAGAAGATGTAATATTTGAACCTGCTGGAGCTTCTGGAGAAGTTAAGTCTATTGAAATGCATCACGAAATGTTTGACCAAGCTGAACCTGGTGACAATGTTGGATTTAATGTTAGAGGTGTAGGTAAAAATGATATTAGAAGAGGAGATGTTGCTGGACACACTAACGATGCACCTACTGTAGCTAAAGAATTTGATGCTCAAATCGTTGTTTTACAACACCCTGGTGTTATCACTGTAGGATACACTCCTGTATTCCACTGTCACACTTCTCAAGTTGCATGTACTTTCTTAGAATTGTCTAAAAAATTAGATCCTAAGACTGGTCAAGTAGCAGAAGAAAACCCTGACTTCCTTAAAACTGGTGATGCAGCTATTGTAAAAGTTAAACCAACAAAACCTATGGTTATTGAAAACATTAAAGATATCCCTCATATGGGTAGATTCGCTATTAGAGATATGGGTCAAACCGTAGCTGCTGGTATGTGTATCGGTATTGAACCTGCTAAATAA
- a CDS encoding DNA-directed RNA polymerase subunit A', with product MKGIIKQISQINFGLMSPDDIRKMSVTRIETPDTYDEDGYPIENGLMDPHLGVIDPSLRCRACGAKGGECQGHFGSIDLARPVIHVGFGDTIHKILRSTCNSCGRILLTDTEIEDYRAKIDALKENDESINDIIKEIYVTARRDKCPHCDEEQEDIKIDKPISIIEGDYKLTPSEVREKLEKITDSDAYILGVNPEVARPEWMVLTVLPVPPVTVRPSITLETGERSEDDLTHKLVDILRINQRLVENMEAGAPQLIVEDLWELLQYHVTTYFDNEASGVPPARHRSGRPLKTLAQRLKGKEGRFRSNLSGKRVNFSARTVISPDPNISINEVGVPEMIATEVTVPVHVNDWNIEQMKEHINNGPKVHPGANYVIRLDGRKIRVLDETKEAILEMLEPGFIVERHLKDGDIVLFNRQPSLHRMSMMAHEVKVLPYKTFRLNLCVCPPYNADFDGDEMNMHVFQTDESRAEAKSLMRVQEHILSPRFGGPIIGAIHDHISGAYLLTRTGSNFTEEQAFQIIRKAKLPIPKRKHRDWTGKEIFSLLLPENLNMQYKAEICKKCDECMLKECEYDAYVVIEDGELVSGAMDEKAYGSFSGKILDTIMKEYGSNEARKFLDASTDLAISGIMKVGITTSTNDEEIPEEAKERIEAHLYSAEERVDKLVEAYENDELEALPGRSLEETLEMKIMQVLGEARDKSGEIAESYFGMDNHSVIMATTGARASMLNLTQITACVGQQSVRGGRIDRGYIERTLPHFRKNELGAKARGFVHSSYKEGLDPIEFFFHAMGGREGLVDTAIRTAQSGYMQRRLVNALQDLNVRESGLVTDNRGMVIQTMFGEDGVDPAKSDYGKAADLDKIIDEMRVK from the coding sequence TTGAAAGGAATAATAAAACAGATTTCTCAAATTAACTTTGGGCTTATGTCTCCAGATGATATTAGAAAAATGTCTGTTACTAGGATTGAAACTCCAGATACCTATGATGAAGATGGATATCCTATTGAAAATGGATTAATGGATCCTCATTTAGGAGTTATTGACCCAAGTTTAAGATGTCGTGCTTGTGGTGCTAAAGGAGGAGAATGTCAGGGACATTTTGGTAGTATAGATTTAGCAAGACCTGTAATTCATGTAGGTTTTGGTGATACTATTCATAAAATCTTAAGGTCTACATGTAACTCTTGTGGTCGTATACTTTTAACAGATACTGAAATTGAGGACTATAGAGCAAAAATTGATGCTTTGAAGGAAAATGATGAAAGTATTAATGACATTATTAAAGAGATTTATGTTACAGCTAGAAGAGATAAATGTCCTCATTGTGATGAAGAACAAGAAGATATTAAAATTGATAAGCCAATTTCAATAATTGAAGGAGACTATAAGTTAACTCCTAGTGAAGTAAGGGAAAAATTGGAAAAAATTACTGATTCTGATGCTTATATTTTAGGGGTTAATCCAGAAGTTGCTAGGCCAGAATGGATGGTTTTGACTGTTTTACCTGTTCCTCCAGTTACTGTAAGACCTTCTATTACTTTAGAAACTGGAGAACGTTCTGAAGATGATTTGACTCATAAACTTGTTGATATTCTAAGAATTAATCAAAGATTAGTTGAAAATATGGAAGCTGGAGCTCCTCAGCTAATTGTAGAAGATCTTTGGGAATTATTACAATATCATGTTACTACTTATTTTGATAATGAGGCATCTGGTGTTCCTCCAGCTAGACATAGGTCTGGAAGACCACTTAAAACATTAGCTCAGAGACTTAAAGGGAAAGAAGGTAGATTTAGAAGTAATCTTTCAGGTAAAAGGGTTAATTTTTCTGCACGTACTGTAATTTCTCCAGACCCTAATATTAGTATTAATGAGGTTGGTGTTCCTGAGATGATAGCTACGGAAGTTACGGTTCCTGTTCATGTTAATGATTGGAATATTGAACAAATGAAAGAACATATTAATAATGGTCCTAAGGTTCATCCAGGTGCTAATTATGTTATTAGACTTGATGGTAGAAAAATAAGAGTTTTGGATGAAACAAAAGAAGCAATACTTGAAATGTTAGAACCTGGTTTTATTGTAGAACGTCATTTAAAAGATGGGGATATTGTATTATTCAACCGTCAACCTTCTCTTCATAGAATGTCTATGATGGCTCATGAAGTTAAAGTTCTACCATATAAAACATTTAGACTTAATTTATGTGTATGTCCTCCATACAATGCAGATTTTGATGGAGACGAAATGAATATGCATGTTTTCCAGACTGACGAATCAAGAGCTGAAGCTAAATCTCTTATGAGAGTTCAAGAACATATATTATCTCCTAGGTTTGGTGGACCAATTATTGGAGCTATTCACGATCATATTTCTGGAGCATATTTACTTACAAGGACTGGTTCAAATTTCACTGAAGAACAAGCTTTCCAAATTATTAGAAAAGCTAAACTTCCAATTCCTAAAAGGAAACATCGTGACTGGACTGGAAAAGAAATATTTAGTTTATTACTTCCAGAAAATCTTAATATGCAGTATAAAGCAGAAATTTGTAAAAAATGTGACGAATGTATGCTAAAAGAATGTGAATATGATGCTTATGTTGTTATTGAAGATGGAGAACTTGTTTCTGGTGCTATGGATGAGAAAGCTTATGGTTCTTTCTCTGGTAAAATATTAGATACTATAATGAAGGAATATGGTTCTAATGAAGCAAGGAAATTCCTTGATGCATCTACAGATCTTGCTATTTCTGGTATTATGAAAGTAGGTATTACTACAAGTACTAATGATGAGGAAATCCCAGAAGAAGCTAAAGAAAGAATTGAAGCTCATCTTTATAGTGCTGAAGAAAGGGTAGATAAATTAGTAGAAGCTTATGAAAATGATGAACTTGAAGCATTACCTGGAAGAAGCTTAGAAGAAACTCTTGAAATGAAAATCATGCAGGTTCTTGGTGAAGCAAGGGATAAGTCTGGTGAAATCGCTGAAAGTTACTTTGGAATGGATAATCATTCTGTTATAATGGCTACTACTGGTGCTAGAGCTTCCATGCTTAACTTAACTCAGATAACTGCTTGTGTTGGTCAGCAATCTGTTCGTGGGGGCCGTATTGATAGAGGTTATATTGAAAGGACTTTACCTCACTTTAGAAAGAATGAACTTGGTGCAAAGGCAAGAGGATTTGTTCATTCAAGTTATAAGGAAGGGCTTGATCCAATTGAATTTTTCTTCCATGCAATGGGGGGAAGAGAAGGGTTAGTTGATACTGCTATTCGTACTGCACAAAGTGGATATATGCAAAGAAGACTTGTTAATGCTCTTCAAGATCTTAATGTAAGAGAAAGCGGTTTAGTTACTGATAATAGGGGAATGGTTATTCAAACAATGTTTGGTGAAGATGGTGTAGATCCTGCTAAAAGTGATTATGGTAAAGCTGCAGACTTAGATAAAATCATTGATGAAATGAGGGTTAAATAG
- a CDS encoding 50S ribosomal protein L30e — MMDVDRGIRVAVDTGDVTLGSEKSIQSLKLGKGQLVVVAQNSPNEILEDVEYYSKLSEIPVHTFEGTSVELGSVCGKPFTVATLVINDPGDSTILEIISK, encoded by the coding sequence ATGATGGACGTAGATAGAGGAATTAGAGTAGCAGTTGACACAGGTGATGTCACTTTAGGCTCTGAAAAATCAATTCAATCTTTGAAATTAGGTAAAGGACAATTAGTAGTTGTTGCTCAAAATAGTCCTAATGAAATTTTAGAAGATGTAGAATATTATTCAAAACTTTCAGAAATCCCAGTTCACACTTTCGAAGGAACTAGTGTTGAATTAGGTTCTGTTTGCGGTAAACCTTTTACTGTGGCTACATTAGTCATAAACGATCCAGGAGATTCTACTATATTAGAAATAATATCTAAGTAG
- the rpoA2 gene encoding DNA-directed RNA polymerase subunit A'', with translation MGIDKKIIEKVEKVAKKKKADFPESYIHDIAEAYVRRELTDTELEKLIIKVRKAYDRAKVEAGEAVGTVAAQSVGEPGTQMTMRTFHYAGVAELNVTLGLPRLIEIVDARKKISTPTMAIYFDEDYRDDEEFVKKLANRIGKSTLNDILRDFYINYAEMKVEAILDEEKIEDKRLDIEEILANIEKAFKKSNIKENVIVFEPAKQSIRELRLLADKVRDLQISGIKNIGKVIIRREDEWIIHTEGSNLGDILKIDGVDGVRTTTNDIHEIETVLGIEAARNSIINEALRTLEEQGLSVDVRHIMLVADMMTSEGTVRSIGRHGISGEKSSVLARAAFEETGKHLLRASIRGEVDKLTGIIENIIIGQPIPLGTGSVGVVMKPNKSKK, from the coding sequence ATGGGAATTGACAAAAAAATAATTGAAAAAGTAGAGAAGGTAGCTAAAAAGAAAAAAGCAGACTTTCCAGAAAGTTATATTCATGATATTGCAGAAGCTTATGTTAGAAGAGAACTTACTGATACTGAACTTGAAAAATTAATAATTAAAGTTAGAAAAGCTTATGATCGAGCTAAAGTTGAAGCTGGGGAAGCAGTTGGTACAGTTGCTGCTCAATCTGTTGGTGAACCAGGTACTCAGATGACTATGCGTACTTTTCACTATGCAGGGGTAGCTGAGCTAAACGTTACATTAGGTCTTCCAAGACTTATTGAAATTGTTGATGCAAGAAAAAAGATTTCAACTCCAACCATGGCTATTTATTTTGATGAAGACTATAGGGATGATGAGGAGTTTGTTAAGAAGTTAGCTAACCGTATTGGTAAAAGTACTTTAAATGATATCTTGAGAGATTTTTATATTAATTATGCTGAAATGAAAGTTGAAGCAATACTTGATGAAGAAAAAATTGAAGATAAAAGACTTGATATTGAAGAGATTTTAGCTAACATTGAGAAAGCATTTAAAAAATCAAATATAAAAGAAAATGTCATTGTTTTTGAACCTGCAAAACAATCTATAAGAGAACTTAGACTTCTTGCAGATAAAGTTCGTGACTTACAGATAAGTGGTATTAAGAATATTGGAAAAGTCATTATAAGAAGAGAGGATGAATGGATCATCCATACCGAAGGTTCAAATCTTGGTGATATTTTAAAAATTGATGGTGTAGATGGAGTTAGAACCACCACAAATGATATTCATGAAATTGAAACTGTTTTAGGTATTGAAGCTGCTCGTAATTCTATTATTAATGAAGCTCTTCGTACTCTTGAAGAACAGGGTCTTAGTGTTGATGTTAGACACATTATGTTAGTAGCTGATATGATGACTTCTGAAGGAACAGTTCGTTCTATTGGTCGTCATGGTATTAGTGGTGAGAAATCTAGTGTTCTTGCTCGTGCAGCATTCGAAGAAACTGGTAAACATCTTCTCCGTGCAAGTATACGTGGAGAAGTTGATAAATTAACTGGAATTATCGAAAACATTATCATAGGACAACCTATACCCCTCGGTACTGGCTCAGTCGGTGTCGTCATGAAACCAAATAAATCTAAGAAATAA
- the rpoB gene encoding DNA-directed RNA polymerase subunit B: protein MNKAKIYINGELIGNCEDPENFVTEMREKRRSGEVSDEMNITYYDETDEIYIFNDPGRARRPLILVKNGVPLLKDEHIEKIADGELKWDDIINMGVIEYLDAEEEENSYIAMGLNYLNEDHTHLEIDPSTMLGICAGIIPFSDHNSSPRNTMEAGMTKQALGLYVSNYGLRTDTRAHLLHHPQTPLVKTRIIDATNYDKRPSGQNFVVAVMSFEGYNMEDSLILNKSSLERGMSRSSFFRSYEASERRYPGGQEDKFEVPEKGVRGYRSEEAYRHLDDDGIVNPESYVESGDVLIGKTSPPRFLEEIDEFGTVAERRRETSVTVRHGEKGIVDAVLLTETVEGSKLAKIRVRDTRQPEFGDKFASRHGQKGVVGLILSQEDVPFTEEGVVPDLIVNPHAIPSRMSVGQVIEMVAGKAGCMEGQRIDGTPFNEDLEAELKESLKANGFESAGCESLYNGMTGERIEAEIFVGVAFYQKLHHMTTDKVYARSRGPVQVLTRQPTEGRAREGGLRFGEMERDCLIAHGAALALKERLLDESDKYEAIICGDCGMISVYDKIRDKKYCPICGDVDSYPVEISYAFKLLLDELKSLCIFPKLVLEDKA from the coding sequence GTGAATAAAGCTAAGATTTATATAAATGGGGAATTAATCGGAAACTGTGAAGATCCTGAAAATTTCGTTACTGAGATGAGAGAAAAAAGAAGATCAGGTGAAGTTTCTGATGAAATGAATATTACTTACTATGATGAAACTGATGAAATATATATATTCAATGATCCTGGAAGAGCTAGAAGACCTTTAATTTTGGTTAAAAACGGCGTTCCTTTGCTTAAAGATGAACATATTGAAAAAATAGCCGATGGTGAGCTTAAATGGGATGATATTATAAATATGGGGGTTATTGAATATCTTGATGCTGAAGAAGAAGAGAATTCATATATTGCTATGGGATTAAATTATTTGAATGAAGATCATACTCATTTAGAAATTGATCCATCTACTATGTTGGGTATTTGTGCAGGAATTATTCCATTTTCTGATCATAATTCCTCTCCAAGGAATACTATGGAAGCAGGTATGACAAAACAAGCATTGGGACTTTATGTTTCTAACTATGGATTACGTACTGATACAAGGGCTCATCTTTTACATCATCCTCAAACACCTTTAGTTAAAACACGTATTATTGATGCTACTAATTATGATAAAAGACCTTCTGGACAGAATTTTGTTGTAGCGGTAATGTCTTTTGAAGGTTATAATATGGAGGATTCATTGATTTTAAATAAGTCTTCTTTAGAAAGAGGAATGTCTAGATCTTCATTCTTTAGATCTTATGAAGCTTCTGAAAGAAGATATCCTGGTGGACAAGAAGATAAGTTTGAAGTTCCTGAAAAAGGGGTAAGAGGTTATCGTTCTGAAGAAGCTTATCGTCACTTAGATGATGATGGTATTGTTAATCCAGAGTCTTATGTTGAATCTGGTGATGTTTTAATTGGAAAAACTTCTCCTCCAAGATTTTTAGAAGAAATTGATGAGTTTGGAACCGTAGCTGAAAGAAGAAGAGAAACTTCTGTTACTGTAAGACATGGTGAAAAAGGTATAGTTGATGCAGTTTTACTTACAGAAACTGTAGAAGGAAGTAAGTTAGCAAAAATAAGAGTTAGAGATACTAGACAACCTGAATTTGGAGATAAATTTGCTTCAAGACACGGTCAAAAAGGTGTTGTTGGTCTTATATTATCTCAAGAAGATGTTCCATTTACAGAAGAGGGTGTTGTTCCAGATTTAATAGTTAATCCTCATGCTATTCCTTCAAGAATGTCTGTTGGTCAGGTAATAGAGATGGTTGCTGGTAAAGCTGGTTGTATGGAAGGGCAGCGAATTGATGGAACTCCATTTAATGAAGATTTAGAGGCAGAACTTAAAGAATCTTTAAAAGCAAATGGTTTTGAATCAGCTGGTTGTGAATCTCTTTATAATGGTATGACTGGGGAAAGAATTGAAGCTGAAATATTTGTTGGAGTAGCTTTCTATCAGAAACTTCATCACATGACTACTGATAAAGTCTATGCTCGTTCAAGAGGACCAGTCCAAGTTCTTACACGTCAACCTACTGAAGGTAGGGCTCGTGAAGGTGGTTTAAGATTTGGAGAAATGGAAAGAGATTGTTTAATTGCTCATGGAGCAGCTTTAGCACTTAAAGAAAGACTTTTAGATGAGTCTGACAAATATGAAGCTATTATTTGTGGCGATTGTGGTATGATTTCAGTTTATGATAAAATTAGAGATAAAAAGTACTGTCCTATTTGTGGTGATGTTGATTCATACCCTGTTGAAATTTCTTATGCATTTAAACTTCTCTTAGACGAGCTTAAAAGTTTATGTATATTCCCTAAATTAGTTTTAGAGGATAAAGCTTAA
- a CDS encoding 30S ribosomal protein S12, producing MPGLFAAKKLKKNRQNFKWKDVDYKRKALRLDVKADPLEGAPQARGIVIEKVGIEAKQPNSAIRKCVRVQLIKNGKQLTAFAPGDGAIGFIDEHDEVMIEGIGGPSGRSMGDIPGVRWKVSKVNNVSLEQMVIGKIEKPVR from the coding sequence ATGCCAGGACTTTTTGCTGCAAAAAAGCTTAAAAAGAATAGACAAAATTTCAAGTGGAAAGATGTGGACTACAAAAGGAAAGCTTTACGTTTAGACGTAAAAGCAGACCCTCTTGAAGGAGCACCTCAAGCTAGAGGAATTGTTATTGAAAAAGTAGGAATTGAGGCTAAACAGCCTAACTCTGCTATAAGAAAATGTGTTCGTGTTCAATTAATCAAAAATGGTAAACAATTAACTGCATTTGCTCCAGGTGATGGTGCTATTGGATTTATTGATGAGCATGATGAAGTTATGATTGAAGGAATTGGTGGACCTTCTGGAAGATCTATGGGTGATATTCCAGGTGTTCGTTGGAAAGTAAGTAAAGTTAACAATGTTTCTTTAGAACAGATGGTTATTGGTAAAATAGAAAAACCAGTAAGATAA
- a CDS encoding elongation factor EF-2, protein MSRRSKMIEKIKELMYQPKFIRNIGIVAHIDHGKTTLSDNLLAGAGMISEELAGDARSLDFDEQESARGITIDAASVSMVHKFDDNDYLINLIDTPGHVDFGGDVTRAMRAVDGAVVVVCAVEGIMPQTETVFRQALKENVRPVLFINKVDRLINELKLEPEELQNRFLKIIAEANKLIKGMAPEDKKDEWKVDVTDGSVAFGSAYHNWAINIPIMQKSGINFKDIIDYCDNENQKELAQKVPITEVLLGMVVEHLPSPLVSQAYRVPTIWDGDIETEEGQAMIHTDSEGPLAVMVTNVSIDKHAGEIATGRVYGGTIEKGSEVFLVGSHAKARAQQVGVFFGAERVNTDKVPAGNIVAITGAKGAIAGETICDSSKKIKEFEGIEHISEPVVTVAVEAKNTKDLPKLIEVLRQVSKEDPTVRVDINEETGQHLISGMGELHLEIITYRINEKGVEIETSEPIVVYRETVAGKIENPVEGKSPNKHNRFYITVEPLDQSLYDAIDEGTIKEGRVKGKEMATTFIESGLEKEEARKVWDVYNKSIFINATRGIQYLDEVRELLIEGFESALDAGPISNEIAMGLKFKLVDAKLHEDAVHRGPAQVLPSIRKAIFAAIMMAQPTLLEPIQKVFINTPQDYMGNATREIQNRRGQIVDMGQEGDMASIESKVPVAEMFGFAGDIRSATEGRCLWSTENAGFERLPNELQKQIIREIRERKGLSPEPYGPEHYIG, encoded by the coding sequence GTGAGTAGACGTAGTAAAATGATTGAAAAGATTAAGGAATTAATGTATCAACCTAAATTTATTAGAAATATTGGGATTGTGGCTCACATTGACCATGGTAAGACTACCTTATCTGATAACTTACTTGCAGGTGCTGGTATGATTTCTGAAGAGCTAGCTGGTGATGCAAGAAGTCTTGATTTTGATGAACAGGAGTCAGCAAGAGGTATTACTATTGATGCTGCAAGTGTTTCTATGGTTCATAAGTTTGATGATAATGATTATTTAATCAACTTAATTGATACTCCAGGGCATGTTGATTTTGGTGGAGATGTTACACGTGCAATGAGAGCTGTAGATGGTGCAGTTGTTGTTGTTTGTGCAGTTGAAGGTATCATGCCTCAAACTGAAACTGTTTTTAGACAAGCTCTAAAAGAAAATGTTAGGCCAGTTTTATTTATTAACAAAGTTGATAGATTAATAAATGAGCTAAAACTTGAACCTGAAGAGCTTCAAAACAGATTCCTTAAAATAATTGCTGAAGCAAATAAACTTATCAAAGGAATGGCTCCAGAAGATAAAAAAGATGAATGGAAAGTTGATGTTACTGATGGTAGTGTTGCTTTTGGTTCTGCTTATCATAACTGGGCAATAAATATTCCTATTATGCAAAAATCTGGTATAAACTTTAAAGATATTATTGACTACTGTGATAATGAAAATCAAAAAGAGTTAGCACAGAAAGTACCAATCACTGAAGTTTTACTTGGTATGGTTGTTGAACATTTACCAAGTCCTTTAGTTTCACAAGCTTACAGGGTTCCAACTATTTGGGATGGGGATATTGAAACTGAAGAAGGTCAAGCGATGATTCACACTGATTCTGAAGGTCCTTTGGCTGTTATGGTAACAAATGTTAGTATTGATAAGCATGCTGGTGAAATTGCAACTGGAAGAGTTTATGGTGGAACTATTGAAAAAGGTAGTGAAGTCTTTTTAGTAGGTTCTCATGCTAAAGCAAGAGCTCAACAGGTTGGAGTATTCTTTGGTGCAGAAAGAGTTAACACTGATAAGGTTCCTGCAGGTAATATTGTTGCAATAACTGGTGCTAAGGGAGCTATTGCTGGTGAAACTATCTGTGATTCTAGCAAAAAGATAAAAGAGTTTGAAGGCATAGAACATATATCTGAACCTGTTGTTACTGTAGCTGTTGAAGCTAAAAATACTAAAGATCTTCCTAAATTGATTGAAGTTTTAAGGCAAGTTTCTAAAGAAGATCCTACTGTTCGTGTAGATATTAATGAGGAGACTGGTCAACATTTAATCTCTGGTATGGGTGAACTTCACTTAGAAATTATCACATATAGGATCAATGAAAAAGGTGTTGAAATTGAAACTTCTGAGCCAATTGTTGTTTACAGAGAAACTGTAGCTGGAAAAATCGAAAATCCAGTTGAAGGTAAGTCTCCTAACAAGCATAATAGGTTTTATATCACAGTCGAACCATTGGATCAGTCTTTATATGATGCAATTGATGAAGGAACTATTAAAGAAGGTAGAGTTAAAGGTAAAGAGATGGCTACAACCTTCATTGAAAGTGGTTTAGAAAAAGAAGAAGCTCGTAAAGTTTGGGATGTTTATAATAAAAGTATATTCATTAATGCAACTCGTGGTATCCAATATTTGGATGAAGTTAGAGAGCTTTTAATTGAAGGATTTGAATCAGCTTTAGATGCAGGACCAATATCCAATGAAATAGCTATGGGATTAAAATTTAAGCTTGTAGATGCTAAACTTCACGAAGATGCAGTTCACAGAGGACCTGCTCAAGTTCTTCCATCTATAAGAAAAGCTATTTTCGCTGCAATTATGATGGCTCAACCTACATTACTTGAACCAATTCAAAAAGTATTTATCAATACTCCTCAAGACTATATGGGCAATGCTACCCGTGAAATTCAAAATAGAAGGGGTCAAATTGTTGATATGGGACAAGAGGGTGATATGGCATCGATTGAATCTAAGGTTCCTGTTGCTGAAATGTTTGGTTTTGCAGGAGATATTAGGTCTGCTACTGAAGGTAGATGTTTATGGTCTACTGAGAATGCAGGTTTTGAAAGATTACCAAATGAATTGCAAAAGCAGATTATTAGAGAAATAAGAGAAAGAAAAGGATTATCTCCTGAACCTTATGGTCCTGAACATTATATTGGGTAA